From Ictidomys tridecemlineatus isolate mIctTri1 chromosome 2, mIctTri1.hap1, whole genome shotgun sequence, the proteins below share one genomic window:
- the LOC144374976 gene encoding olfactory receptor 10H5, whose protein sequence is MLGLNHTLVSEFILIGFSTFPHLQLMFFLLFLLMYLFTLLGNLLIMATIWSERSLHTPMYLFLCALSISEILYTLAIIPRMLADLLSAHHSIAFVACGNQMFFSFTFGFTHSFLLTVMGYDRYVAICHPLRYNVLMSPRACACLVAWSWAGGSVMGLVVTMAIFHLTFCGPNEVQHFFCHVPPLLKLACGEDVPVVAKGVGLVCITALLGCFLLILLSYTFIVAAILRISSAEGRHKAFSTCASHLTVVIVHYGFASVIYLKPKGPQSLEGDTLMGITYTVLTPFLSPIIFSLRNKELKVTMKKTLLSKLLPQNS, encoded by the coding sequence ATGCTGGGACTAAACCATACCCTCGTGTCCGAGTTCATCCTCATCGGCTTCTCCAccttcccccacctccagctgatgttcttcctgctcttcctgctcATGTACCTCTTCACGCTGCTGGGCAACCTGCTCATCATGGCCACCATCTGGAGCGAGCGCagcctccacacccccatgtacctCTTCCTGTGCGCCCTCTCCATCTCCGAGATCCTCTACACCTTGGCCATCATCCCCCGCATGCTGGCTGACCTGCTGTCCGCCCACCACTCCATCGCCTTTGTCGCCTGCGGCAACCAGATGTTCTTCTCCTTCACATTTGGCTTCACCCACTCCTTCCTGCTCACCGTCATGGGCTATGACCGCTACGTGGCCATCTGCCACCCGCTGCGCTACAACGTGCTCATGAGCCCCCGTGCCTGTGCCTGCCTGGTGGCCTGGTCCTGGGCGGGTGGCTCTGTCATGGGGCTGGTGGTGACAATGGCCATTTTCCATCTCACCTTCTGTGGACCCAACGAGGtccaacatttcttctgccaCGTCCCACCCCTGTTGAAGCTGGCCTGTGGGGAAGATGTCCCAGTGGTGGCCAAAGGTGTGGGCCTGGTGTGCATCACGGCCCTGCTGGGCtgcttcctcctcatcctcctctccTACACCTTCATCGTGGCTGCCATCTTGAGGATCTCATCAGCAGAGGGGCGGcacaaggccttctccacctgtgcttcCCACCTCACAGTGGTGATCGTGCACTATGGCTTTGCCTCTGTCATCTACCTCAAGCCCAAGGGACCGCAGTCCCTGGAAGGAGACACCTTGATGGGCATCACCTACACGGTCCTCACGCCCTTCCTCAGCCCCATCATCTTCAGCCTCAGGAACAAGGAGCTGAAGGTCACCATGAAGAAGACCTTGCTCAGCAAACTCCTTCCCCAGAACTCTTGA
- the LOC144374977 gene encoding olfactory receptor 10H1, with amino-acid sequence MQRANRSAVSEFILIGFSTFPHLQLMFFLLFLLMYLFTLLGNLLIMATIWSERSLHTPMYLFLCALSISEILYTLAIIPRMLADLLSAHHSIAFVACGNQMFFSFTFGFTHSFLLTVMGYDRYVAICHPLRYNVLMSPRACACLVAWSWAGGSVMGLVVTMAIFHLTFCGPNEVHHFACHVPPLLKLACGEDVPVVAKGVGLVCITALLGCFLLILLSYTFIVAAILRISSAEGRHKAFSTCASHLTVVIVHYGFASVIYLKPKGPQSLEGDTLMGITYTVLTPFLSPIIFSLRNKELKVTMKKTLLSKLYPEKI; translated from the coding sequence ATGCAGAGAGCCAATCGCTCAGCTGTGTCCGAGTTCATCCTCATCGGCTTCTCCAccttcccccacctccagctgatgttcttcctgctcttcctgctcATGTACCTCTTCACGCTGCTGGGCAACCTGCTCATCATGGCCACCATCTGGAGCGAGCGCagcctccacacccccatgtacctCTTCCTGTGCGCCCTCTCCATCTCCGAGATCCTCTACACCTTGGCCATCATCCCCCGCATGCTGGCTGACCTGCTGTCCGCCCACCACTCCATCGCCTTTGTCGCCTGCGGCAACCAGATGTTCTTCTCCTTCACATTTGGCTTCACCCACTCCTTCCTGCTCACCGTCATGGGCTATGACCGCTACGTGGCCATCTGCCACCCGCTGCGCTACAACGTGCTCATGAGCCCCCGTGCCTGTGCCTGCCTGGTGGCCTGGTCCTGGGCGGGTGGCTCTGTCATGGGGCTGGTGGTGACAATGGCCATTTTCCATCTCACCTTCTGTGGACCCAACGAGGTCCACCACTTTGCTTGCCACGTCCCACCCCTGTTGAAGCTGGCCTGTGGGGAAGATGTCCCAGTGGTGGCCAAAGGTGTGGGCCTGGTGTGCATCACGGCCCTGCTGGGCtgcttcctcctcatcctcctctccTACACCTTCATCGTGGCTGCCATCTTGAGGATCTCATCAGCAGAGGGGCGGcacaaggccttctccacctgtgcttcCCACCTCACAGTGGTGATCGTGCACTATGGCTTTGCCTCTGTCATCTACCTCAAGCCCAAGGGACCGCAGTCCCTGGAAGGAGACACCTTGATGGGCATCACCTACACGGTCCTCACGCCCTTCCTCAGCCCCATCATCTTCAGCCTCAGGAACAAGGAGCTGAAGGTCACCATGAAGAAGACTTTGCTCAGCAAACTCTACCCAGAAAAAATATGA
- the LOC101975055 gene encoding uncharacterized protein LOC101975055 isoform X1: MEPVTFEDVAMNFTQEEWALLDPSEKQLYRDVMQETSGNLVFIGEKWKELNVEDEFKSPRKNLRSQVVERLCECKGDSQCAENLKWTPEHILKEKTPPGVKPCESPVCGEVTIGHSSLKVPLRGPTELEPCEHQEYGERPYNQKECGKSFSYSQCLQTHERTHSGERPCDKKCDEAFRCSSPVGNHKRTHTGEKPYKCKQCGKTFARSSILVEHERIHTGEKPFECKSCGKRFTRSSSLYTHERIHTGEKPFVCKQCSKAFCDQSSLRYHERIHRGEKPYVCKQCGKAFACSGTFRKHERIHKEGKPYKCLHCVKAFRSDSAFRKHKRVHTGEKLYVCPHCGKGFVYSISFKYHVKTHNREREKKPYECKQCGKTFYSASYLKEHENIHSGEKPFECKQCGKAFHNSASFRRHNKLHTGEKPHVCEQCGKTFVFSSSFRRHNKVHTGEKPHVCEQCGRAFACSGSLRRHNKVHTGEKPHVCEQCGRAFACSGSLQRHKRTHTGEKPYRCMHCGKAFSSDSAFRRHKRAHTGEKPYRCMHCGKAFRSDSAFRRHKRVHTEEKPYFDSIAAEPSFIPLHLNTT; the protein is encoded by the exons GAGCCcgtgacctttgaggatgtggccATGAATTTCACCCAGGAGGAGTGGGCTCTGCTGGATCCTTCCGAAAAGCAGCTCTACAGAGATGTGATGCAGGAAACCTCTGGGAACCTGGTCTTTATAG gagaaaaatggaaagaactaaATGTTGAAGATGAGTTCAAAAGCCCCAGGAAAAACCTAAG AAGTCAAGTGGTTGAGAGACTCTGTGAATGCAAAGGAGATAGTCAGTGTGCGGAAAACCTTAAATGGACTCCAGAGcatattttgaaggaaaaaactCCTCCAGGAGTAAAACCATGTGAAAGTCCTGTGTGTGGAGAAGTGACCATTGGTCATTCATCCCTAAAGGTGCCCCTGAGAGGTCCCACTGAACTCGAACCATGTGAGCATCAGGAATATGGAGAGAGGCCATATAATCAGAAGGAGTGTGGGAAATCCTTCAGCTATTCTCAGTGTTTGCAGACTCATGAAAGGACTCACAGTGGAGAGAGACCCTGTGACAAAAAATGTGATGAAGCCTTTAGGTGTTCCAGTCCTGTTGGAAATCATAAAAGGACTCACACTGgtgagaagccctataaatgtaagcaATGTGGGAAAACCTTTGCTCGTTCTAGTATCCTTGTAGAGCATGAAAGAATTCACACCGGAGAGAAACCATTTGAGTGTAAGAGTTGCGGCAAAAGATTTACTCGTTCTAGTTCCCTTTACACACATgaaagaattcacactggagagaaaccctttGTTTGTAAGCAATGCAGTAAAGCCTTCTGTGATCAGAGTTCCCTTCGGTACCATGAAAGAATTCACAGGGGAGAGAAGCCATATGTATGTaagcaatgtgggaaagcctttgctTGTTCTGGTACCTTTCGAAAACATGAAAGAATTCACAAAGAAGGAAAACCCTACAAATGTCTGCACTGTGTGAAAGCCTTCCGTTCTGACAGTGCCTTTCGAAAACATAAGAGAGTGCATACCGGAGAGAAACTCTATGTATGTCCGCATTGTGGTAAAGGCTTTGtttattccatttcttttaaGTACCATGTAAAGACACACAAtcgagagagagaaaagaaacccTATGAATGCAAGCAGTGTGGTAAAACGTTCTATAGTGCCAGTTACCTGAAAGAACATGAGAACATTCACAGTGGAGAGAAACCTtttgaatgtaagcagtgtggtaAAGCCTTCCATAATTCCGCTTCCTTCCGAAGACATAACAAATtgcacactggagaaaagccacaTGTATGTGAGCAATGTGGGAAAAcctttgttttttctagttcctttCGGAGACATAACAAagttcacactggagaaaaaccaCATGTATGTGAGCAGTGTGGGAGAGCCTTTGCTTGTTCTGGTTCCCTTCGGAGACATAACAAagttcacactggagaaaaaccaCATGTATGTGAGCAGTGTGGGAGAGCCTTTGCTTGTTCTGGTTCCCTTCAGAGACATAAAAGaactcacacaggagagaaaccctatAGATGTATGCACTGTGGAAAAGCCTTCAGTTCTGACAGTGCCTTTCGGAGACATAAAAGAgctcacacaggagagaaaccctatAGATGTATGCACTGTGGAAAAGCCTTCCGTTCTGACAGTGCCTTTAGAAGACATAAAAGAGTGCATACTGAAGAGAAACCATATTTTGACAGCATTGCAGCAGAGCCTTCATTTATCCCTCTTCATTTAAATACCACGTAA
- the LOC101975055 gene encoding uncharacterized protein LOC101975055 isoform X3 — protein MNFTQEEWALLDPSEKQLYRDVMQETSGNLVFIGEKWKELNVEDEFKSPRKNLRSQVVERLCECKGDSQCAENLKWTPEHILKEKTPPGVKPCESPVCGEVTIGHSSLKVPLRGPTELEPCEHQEYGERPYNQKECGKSFSYSQCLQTHERTHSGERPCDKKCDEAFRCSSPVGNHKRTHTGEKPYKCKQCGKTFARSSILVEHERIHTGEKPFECKSCGKRFTRSSSLYTHERIHTGEKPFVCKQCSKAFCDQSSLRYHERIHRGEKPYVCKQCGKAFACSGTFRKHERIHKEGKPYKCLHCVKAFRSDSAFRKHKRVHTGEKLYVCPHCGKGFVYSISFKYHVKTHNREREKKPYECKQCGKTFYSASYLKEHENIHSGEKPFECKQCGKAFHNSASFRRHNKLHTGEKPHVCEQCGKTFVFSSSFRRHNKVHTGEKPHVCEQCGRAFACSGSLRRHNKVHTGEKPHVCEQCGRAFACSGSLQRHKRTHTGEKPYRCMHCGKAFSSDSAFRRHKRAHTGEKPYRCMHCGKAFRSDSAFRRHKRVHTEEKPYFDSIAAEPSFIPLHLNTT, from the exons ATGAATTTCACCCAGGAGGAGTGGGCTCTGCTGGATCCTTCCGAAAAGCAGCTCTACAGAGATGTGATGCAGGAAACCTCTGGGAACCTGGTCTTTATAG gagaaaaatggaaagaactaaATGTTGAAGATGAGTTCAAAAGCCCCAGGAAAAACCTAAG AAGTCAAGTGGTTGAGAGACTCTGTGAATGCAAAGGAGATAGTCAGTGTGCGGAAAACCTTAAATGGACTCCAGAGcatattttgaaggaaaaaactCCTCCAGGAGTAAAACCATGTGAAAGTCCTGTGTGTGGAGAAGTGACCATTGGTCATTCATCCCTAAAGGTGCCCCTGAGAGGTCCCACTGAACTCGAACCATGTGAGCATCAGGAATATGGAGAGAGGCCATATAATCAGAAGGAGTGTGGGAAATCCTTCAGCTATTCTCAGTGTTTGCAGACTCATGAAAGGACTCACAGTGGAGAGAGACCCTGTGACAAAAAATGTGATGAAGCCTTTAGGTGTTCCAGTCCTGTTGGAAATCATAAAAGGACTCACACTGgtgagaagccctataaatgtaagcaATGTGGGAAAACCTTTGCTCGTTCTAGTATCCTTGTAGAGCATGAAAGAATTCACACCGGAGAGAAACCATTTGAGTGTAAGAGTTGCGGCAAAAGATTTACTCGTTCTAGTTCCCTTTACACACATgaaagaattcacactggagagaaaccctttGTTTGTAAGCAATGCAGTAAAGCCTTCTGTGATCAGAGTTCCCTTCGGTACCATGAAAGAATTCACAGGGGAGAGAAGCCATATGTATGTaagcaatgtgggaaagcctttgctTGTTCTGGTACCTTTCGAAAACATGAAAGAATTCACAAAGAAGGAAAACCCTACAAATGTCTGCACTGTGTGAAAGCCTTCCGTTCTGACAGTGCCTTTCGAAAACATAAGAGAGTGCATACCGGAGAGAAACTCTATGTATGTCCGCATTGTGGTAAAGGCTTTGtttattccatttcttttaaGTACCATGTAAAGACACACAAtcgagagagagaaaagaaacccTATGAATGCAAGCAGTGTGGTAAAACGTTCTATAGTGCCAGTTACCTGAAAGAACATGAGAACATTCACAGTGGAGAGAAACCTtttgaatgtaagcagtgtggtaAAGCCTTCCATAATTCCGCTTCCTTCCGAAGACATAACAAATtgcacactggagaaaagccacaTGTATGTGAGCAATGTGGGAAAAcctttgttttttctagttcctttCGGAGACATAACAAagttcacactggagaaaaaccaCATGTATGTGAGCAGTGTGGGAGAGCCTTTGCTTGTTCTGGTTCCCTTCGGAGACATAACAAagttcacactggagaaaaaccaCATGTATGTGAGCAGTGTGGGAGAGCCTTTGCTTGTTCTGGTTCCCTTCAGAGACATAAAAGaactcacacaggagagaaaccctatAGATGTATGCACTGTGGAAAAGCCTTCAGTTCTGACAGTGCCTTTCGGAGACATAAAAGAgctcacacaggagagaaaccctatAGATGTATGCACTGTGGAAAAGCCTTCCGTTCTGACAGTGCCTTTAGAAGACATAAAAGAGTGCATACTGAAGAGAAACCATATTTTGACAGCATTGCAGCAGAGCCTTCATTTATCCCTCTTCATTTAAATACCACGTAA